TTTTTCCAGCCACCTTGTGTGTTTATTACGGAAGATAATGCTACCTCAAAACTCTTGAGAGTTAAAAGATGATTGCTTTCCAAACACAGTTACAAGGTTCGAAGAACTATGTGGAGCCAATGTTTGATCCTAAAGACCACAATAATATATTTGCTCAGCTAAAATTGAAGGAATAATCAAGATCGAGGCTAACAACTTGAGTATGAGATCGTGATGCAAGAATCTATAGGACTAAAGAATTATTTTCACAGTGCAGTAGATATTTCATCTAAACAGTGTAAAAGGTTTTATTCATTTGAAGAGTTagcatagttaaaaaaggcgcgcctaggcAGGCGCTTAAGCACACCTAGGCTCCAGGCGATAGCAAAACGCCTAGTGCTTAATATGCGCTGCGCTTAAGCGTGCGCTTTGGCCATAAAAATGCAAGGCGGTAACAAAATGCACAATTAACTCCTAGCGTTTTTTTTTAACTTCGAGAGTTAGTGAGTTATACCTATGTTTGTAACTAGTTTTGAACAGAACCAGCAAAGAGAATAATTCGAGTAGAGTAATGTACTACTCCCTTCAGTACGAGCAATTACTGAAGCACATCAAAATAGAATAAGCAGTACTGCAAGGGTCTCTGAAGTATTCGAAGTGAATGAACAAGAAGACAGTAACTTAGTCCAGTAACAGGGCAAAATGCATACCTGTTGTAGGTTAAGCTTACTAATAGATTCTGGGCGTATATGCATTTGCTTCATGGAATCAGATACGCTGAATACTACCTGCACGAGGGAAACACTCAAGATTTTATACTGACTATTCACTCCGAAGTTCAAACATCTTGAAGACCAACAAACATGAATGACTTTGAAATCTTGGATACAGTTTAAACTGGCAGCTTTCTGTCTTACCTTGTTCCAATCATCACTTAATGATTGTGCACTATCATGAGCCTCACTCTGACTTTCTTCTGCCATACGAGAAGACAATGATACACAAGGAAGTTGTTTTCGTGATGTTACTGGGCTTCTAGGTCCCTTTGCTCTTTTCTCAGGCAATGAATGTTCAGCACAGACATTTTCTTCAGAGCTCCTTTTTCTTCCAGTGCCATCCACATCCATATGAGAATTGCATTCATGATTTGCTAGGCTACCCAAAGCAGGGACATCGCACAGAGTATCCTGAACCTCAGTGGCCTCACTCAGCTCCTGCCTTGGAGGAGCACCTAGAATAGAAGCCTGACCGGTTTTCTCTGGCTGTTGTGGTGTTTCAGAATAAGAAGCTGACACGGTGCAGCCATGATCTTCAGCTTTGCTGAATGTGTTATGTGGTTTCTGAACAAGCTCATTTCTCTCAACTAACGGTAATCGACAATTATGAGCTACAGGTGATTCATGAAGCTTGAACTTTAGTACATGATCGAGATCTGAAATTCTCTTACCATGTTTCATAAACTCACTCCCCAAAGAAGATGCCTCATGGCTTACCGCATTACCAGTGGAATGAACAATAGGACTGAAGATTTGCTGCCTTTTGGAGCGTAGGGAAGATACAGAACCTTGCGTAATTTGCAACGGCTGAACTAGTGTTTTAGGAGTATGTAAAACAGTTTCCGAATTCAAGATTTCACTTTGCTGGTGCAACTGCTCAGCATCCCTCGTTGAAAAGGTAGGAACTGCACTTGCAATTTGATTTGCTCCATGTGCTTCATCTTTTGACAATGATTGATCCAATACAGGAGGTTGCAAGTCAATATTACTCATGAAGGACCCATAAGGTGGAGGTGGAGAGAGCAACGAAGCAGTTTTTACAGTTCTATTGACATCAGGATGAACGGTTATATGATCATCACTGCAGTTCTCCTGCAAACTAAGCAATTCCAAAAAACAGGTAAGTGCCAAAAAAATGGATTGCCAGCAAAGCAAGTCAACTAATTATTAGTTTCGAACCAAATCACAGTAAAGAAATTAAGAGAAATATGAGAAACAACAAACTTGTAAATGATTTTAGCTTATATTCAACAGTCCTATGGTAGTATAAGTGCATAATTGTCTCCAACTATTGCTATGGAGAATGTTTACAGAAACAATGGCATGCTAGATAGCACACTAAGCTGAACGATCAAGTTCAGCCTTCAGGCTTCAGGTGCTTGACCCAATAGGTCACTAAGAAATCTCTGAAGTACAAAGCATCCATAAACAGTTAGGGGGTGTTCGATTTGTGACTATGGTTGTCTTAGGTTGCCACGCCCCTTATGACCAAATTAGtggggtgtttggttcaagcctaACCTTAGGCAAGATTTTTTGTCACACTAGGACCCCACATCACAAAAactcaaaaagtgtggcaagattcccttaggcttgccaacttgtggcttcCATTTTATTGTACTAAGCTTAGGCAAGTTTAGCAaaaaaatgtgtggcaaagtgtggcaTTGCAAAGCttagaaccaaacagccccttatGATTTTCATGTTTGCTATCAAGAATATTTGAAGTTTTTTATTACATAAAAAAATGTCATCAACACTGATTGCAATGATAATTCCTAGGACATACCAATAATACGGACAGAAAACTGCCAAAAAAAACTTCTCAGTGATATGTTGACCATAGTATTGACAGAGTGAGATTATTTGTGATTGAGGTGTTATGTGACACAATGGGCTAACCGGTTATATCAGATATTTCTCGCTTTAAGCCATATATTATTGTTATATTTCTAGAAATTCAGTTAAATAGGGCTAAACCAAGTTCTCCAAAAAGACCGGATCCCAACGAGAACCTAAGTACACCAAAGGTTCTAAAGCTTGTACTATTATTCACTCTAGGCAAGCAATTTACACATTGATTTAGCAGGTACCCACAGATGCTTATTGTACTCGCGTCACTTAATACAACAGCCATAGGTAACAATAGCATGCCTTATGCCGCAAGCCCGCAAATACTTCTTAACTGACACCAAGTAACAAAGCTGCAAGCAACATGCCCAATCACGTGCTATGAAATGCAATCATGAAACCTTGTGTGCATTCACTCTTTTGCTACTTCTAACCAACAGATAGCTATATTGGCGCATGAGAATCTTTGAGCCCGAATTAAACCAACACTGGGAAGTAGGACAACCAAATAATGTTTAGAGACTTTAGTAACACAATTTAATGTCACAGGTTCATGAATTGCAGTGATATCATGCATGGGCTGCTTTCTCAAAGAAAAAAAGGCAAATAAGAGAGAACTGTCAAATACCTGATCTGAGATTTATCATGAATATCAACTACCATTGCATTGTCTTCTTCGGTCGGATCAGAGCTACTAGTAATGTGCTCCTCAAGAGAACTAACGGAGCCCAGCTCATCAGAAGACACACCATTGCCAATATATGATTTTTCTCGCCTGTGTTCTTTCTCAGATGCAGGCAGTGTCAAAGCATGCTTGGAAGTTATGAAGTTCGTTTCATCTTTAGGAGACGTTGGTTCCTGAACCTCTTGCAGTAAATTGTTCAATGTGGGTGACAAGTTAGTATAATCATAACGTTTAGGGTTTTCTGCACACAGACTCATGTCGGTCAACGCATCCCGGCCACCACTTGATTTTACAGACTCTGATCCCTTCAGCGCCTTTAGCGGTGTTGCAGATTCCGAACCGAGTGTCCTTAGACTTCCAGCTGAGTGGAGTGAACAATCATCTGGAGGAATAACATTGTTGAAATGCAAAGAAAACGTGTGGGAATCTAAAGTTAAATCATGGCCATTGTCCTCCGACATTCCAGAATCTGATGGTCTCCCAGATTGAATAAAACTTGCTGACACGACCCCAAAGAAGTTGTCATCTGTCAAGACAAACAAGCATGCAGGTAAGAAGATATAGCACCTGCACACAGAATAATCCAGCACACTAGCTAAGGAATAACTAAGAAAACAGAATGGCTAGTGGCTACAGTAAAGGAACGGATAATTTGCCGTTGATCTAAACTACCATACATCATAGCAACATTTTAAGAGAAAGATATAGTGAAACTACTAACATGTAACCTCAAATGCATTAGCAAGGTGTGGTCTGGAGATCTTAGTGAGCAGACAGTAACAATATCTGGTCCTTACTATATTAAGCAATAAAATACCCAATATAAATATGTATTTGCATGTATATTCAACAGTCTACCAGTCAACAGTCACTTTCTGTACACTCTGCATCAAACAGATCGAAGTGATACGGAAAATGATTTTGGAACCCAAATTGCTCAAGTTCTCACAACAAAGCATAAAGCCCAGCCTTAAGTGCTCACTGTGACACACTTCACACAACACTCGGACGAAATAAAAACTATGGCATCGTAAATGAGTAATTTCCATCTTCAACCGTCTGCGGCCTCAGCTTTCTAAGGCAAATGCGTAGACAAGGACAAAAAAGGGCATGACCGAAATCTTTGGTTCCAGCAAGAAAGTGAGCAAAAACAGAAAACCTGAAAGCAACTAAAATTAATGTTATGTTTTCATATGGAGGATTTGGATTCAAATCCTATAGAATTTGACCAAAAACGAAAGCCTCCAAAAGATATCTAACTCATTCCAACACTCGTTGCCATTAGTGTTTCTAGACTCTTTTTTCAGAAGCAAGGGGAAAAATAATGCCTAAATTCTAAACGAAAGTAGAAGTTCAAGGCCTAGTTAATTTAATTATCTCTTCCATTCCAGGGACCCGAGAATGCCAATATTAGCACGAATTCGTATGGAAATGTAACTCAGTATTCAAACAACTATTCAGAGTTCCTAGAGCTCCTTGTACGGCCTGTTGGAAAACCCGCTGTCGGACCTGATTCATTGCCCTTTGTTTTTCAAAATAAAGGGTTTCGATTTTAGACTTTTCTAATTGTTCCAAACTAATAGAAGTAGCATTAATCAAATTTGCTTTTTCTCGTTCTATCTCAGAGTATCCATTCATTTGATACTCATCCGCTTCTAGTTCGACTTTCTGTAATCGAATGCGAGCTTTTAAACATAAGCAAATGAACATGGCTCAGCAACAAGTGAAACCGTTTGTCCATTGAAGACTGAAGGGTGAAGGCCAGCCTTAAAATAAACCATTGACTCGAGCAGTTAAAGTGAGGTGAGGAACCCCTGATAAACAAACATAACTAATCTAAAAATTGGCTTGATAGATGCAACATTCTGAGCCTCGAAATTAATTAATGCCCAAATTAACCAGTGTGCATCACTTGTAATGAGCTAAATGTGGGCTGGTAATGAAATGAAACAAGCTACTCGCAAGAAGAAAATCTTAGACAAACAAAAGGAGGAGGCTACCTCCTTCGAACGAGGACATGGACCCGGCAGCGCTGCCGGGGGAGGCGGAACTGGCACCCACATCCCCGAGCCAACCGAAGGGTGACTCGTCCTCTCCCTCCGTCTCGTCGCCCTCCGCCGCGTCGCCCGCGAGGGGCCTCCCGGGAGATGGGGACGGGGAGGCGGGGCGCTCGTCCGGGGGCGTCTCGAAGTCCTCGTCGCGGTCGAACACGTGCACGGCAGTGGTGTCCGCGAAGCTCACGCGGCGGGAGCGCTTCCGCGCCATCGTCTCCTCCTCCGTCGCCGGCGACTGGAGGACGGCCCCGCCGCTGGTGTCCATGGGAGCGGGGCTCGGGGTGGTGGAGCTAGGGTTCCGGCGTTGGAAACGGTGGGGAAGACGACGGGGGACTGGGGTGCGGGCTTTTGGAGGGAAATTGTTTTGGGTTGGCGAATTTCCGTGAACGGGACGAAAAGGTTGTTGCGCAATGGGCTTCCGTTTTTTTTtcaacacagtacagacgcaagcgttcatatacacgcgcatacactcactctatgaacgcacacacgcacatccCACCCCtagaaattctgaaataaattcaaaaataaatgcgagcaccaggacttaaAACTTGATGGCTGGGGATACCACaatccctctaaccatccaaccacaagtTGGTTCGCCGCAATGGGCTTCCGCTACCACGTTTGGAAAGGGTAAAGTGTGCGCATATCTTGGCTGAATATTTTTTTAAGAGCTATTACTATTTGCATTGTGTTGTCAACAAGAAAAATACTATTTGCACTATGGTGTAAAAAAAACTCTATTCGCATGGAAAAAAAGGCGCGTGGCGACATGCAGAGGGTCAGATCGGTTTGTCCGGTTGCAAAAATCCGTTGGTGCTCCGAGAGCACCCGCTCCTACGTGCAAAATTATTTTTTGAAATATCAACAAAATTCTATGTGTTTTTTGTCATATCCAAATGCTACATGCAGATTTGTAGGCAAAAAGATTGAACATTTTGGCCCGTGCAAAAATAACAAAATAAACACCAAATGTAACCTCAAAATGTCATCCTGAATTTGTTTTTTTCACCGGCAAAacaccgttgctccgtttcgcATGAAAATTCTCAAGGATGCTTGCGACACTAACACGAACATCtacaaaaaaattcagaattctTTTAAAACATttactatatttttttatttacTATTCATGAGGGAGCGCTTGCTCCCGGGAGTCAAAACGCCATTCTCGTCCGATTGGACCAACATTAGCCGCTAGATTTGGATCTCATCCCCCGCACACATCCCTAGTTGCAGTCACGTTACGTACAGTTGCAGTCAGGAGCAACGCTTCAGTTTCACTTTCAACAATAAGTCAAAAGTGAGCGCTCGTCTATCTCATCATCGACAGCGCCCATTTGGCTCAAAGCAAATGGCACAATTGGCGGCCATAGACATCCCGCCCCCTAGTGTGAGGAAAAAAATACCATGGCGTAAAAAATCCAGTTCTACCTTGTGTACTTGCTAATTCTCCTACTAAAACTTGAAAAGACCATCCTAAAAGCATAACCAAATATGACATTCAAAAAATAATAAATGCAGTAAAAAATAATGAAAAATGGCCAACAAAATGTATGAAGATTGCCGAGGGTTCATTCCGTAGACTAAAACTGGAAATTTGAATTTAGTTGCTCACATGGGTTTGCTACCGTTTCAGAGTTCTTAGATACAGTCAAACAAAAATCGAAAAAACACATGGGCTATTATACACAAGTGGTTGGCTGAAACCAAAGTGGCATTGGAGTTCAAAGCCATGCAACTTTGACGGCGAGTTTCTACCAACAAACTGATAGCAATCATTAACTTTATCCCATTGTTGATTGAAAATGAATGGGAAATCAAAGTGGCAAACCCTCGTCGAGGAGCTCAAAAGGCGGCCCCAAGAAGATAAAGAAAAACGATGGCTCTAGCTCCCTTGGATTGGATGACGAAGAGGGGCAAAGTGGAGGAACGGACATACAAGCCACATGCCAAAGAGGAACCAACAGGTGATGGGAAACAAGTGGGAGAAAGAGGGTCACATGTGATGGCGCGACAAGAAAAATGTCTGTCACATGGACGGGTATTTTTTCCGCCAAGGAGCTGAAGGGCGAAAGAGAAGTTGAACATTGAGAGGGAGAAAACAGATTTGTAGAGGCAAAAGAACATGACTACGATCTTTCGAAGATTGAGGTTCCTAACAACTcaacccccacccccaccccgcaCCGCCACTCTCGGGCGACTCGAGGGTGACccacatgttggggaacgtagtatttcaaaaaaaaatctacgatcacgcaagatctatctaggagaagcatagcaacgagcgggaagagtgtgtccacgtaccctcgtaaaccgaaagcggaaacgtttagtaacgcggttgatgtagtcgagcgtCTTCGcaattcaaccgatcaagtaccgaacgcacggcacctccgcgatctgcacacgttcagctcggtgacgtcccttgaacttctaaatccagctgaggtcgagggagagtttcgtcagcacaacggcgtgttgacggtgatgatgaaattaccgacgcacggcttcgcctaagctctacaacgatatgactgtcggtgtcaaaaccggcgaatctcgggtagggggtcccgaactgtgcgtctaggatcgatggtaacaggagacgggggacacgatgtttacccaggttcgggccctctctatggaggtaataccctacttcctgcttgattgatcttgatgaatatgggtgttacaagagttgatctaccacgagatcgtaatggctaaaccctagaagtctagcgtgtatgactatggtaatgaatatattCTATCCGGACTactctctccggtttatatagacaccagagggatctagggttacatagagtcggttacataagaagaaatcttcatagttggtcgccaaacttgccttccacgctaaggagaatccaatccggacacgggtagagtcttcggccttcatgtcttcacagcccatcagtccggcccatgtgtgacgcccggataattagactacagtaattccctactaatgatgccacgtcatctCTGTCACTATAGTTAATATCAGGTTAGTTCAAAATCGATTaaaattcaaaattgaattaaaggcaaacaacaaaagttttcaaactttaaaactaaaatgtccgggttgagccaaataatgcataggtaattatggcggagaaaccacactttcataaaatgtttaaataatctaaaatgaataaaacagtagctaaaacaattaaataaatgccttttgaattttataaGATACTAAACTATTTTGTTCAGGGGTAAAAACTTTTTGTGACAGTATAGTTGGAATTTTAACTCTATTTTAGGTGTGGGTTTTACTTTTTGTAAAACTATAAACtattaaagaaataaaagaaaacttAAAACGAAGGTAagaataaaacaaaacaaaacaaaaaaaaaccaAACCCCATTTCCCTTGGGCCGTTTGTCCCAACCGAGCATCCAGGCCACCAGGCCCAGCCCACCAGCTCCCCATCTTCAACCCCTATTCATCAGGGGAGTGCTGGCCGTTGCTCGTGCATCCATGGACGGATCGTCCACGCGCCGTTCATCCATGGCTCCTCGACGGCCTATAAGATTCCCCTCGACGTGTTGACGAACCCTAGCTCTCCTTTTTCCCCACCCCTGTGCTGCTTTCGTCCCCGCAACCCTTGGCCGAACCTACATCGCCATGGCCTCTGACATCCACTCGCCCACCGAGCTCCCCGCGCCCAGCACCTCGTCCGTGAGCTTCGCCGACGTCCACTCCTTCGACTACGTCCACCAGTTGGAGCCGGGAGCCACTGGATCGCAGGGGTCgacgtcgtcttcaacctccagCCACCGCGACGCCATCGACGAATTCGTCGCCGTCGCTCCACCCTCGGCCTTCTCGAGCTCGCCTACGACATTGCGGTGAGGTCCTTACTCGATTCCCGCTCTTCCTTGCTCGATCCATGCCTATAGCTGTCGTTCCCCACAGAACTCCGGCCGCCGTTAGTCCTCGCCGCCTCTTGCTCCAGCCACCTCCACTGCTGCGCTACTGCTGCTACTGTCGCGCACGCTCGTT
This sequence is a window from Aegilops tauschii subsp. strangulata cultivar AL8/78 chromosome 7, Aet v6.0, whole genome shotgun sequence. Protein-coding genes within it:
- the LOC109758991 gene encoding uncharacterized protein, which encodes MDTSGGAVLQSPATEEETMARKRSRRVSFADTTAVHVFDRDEDFETPPDERPASPSPSPGRPLAGDAAEGDETEGEDESPFGWLGDVGASSASPGSAAGSMSSFEGDDNFFGVVSASFIQSGRPSDSGMSEDNGHDLTLDSHTFSLHFNNVIPPDDCSLHSAGSLRTLGSESATPLKALKGSESVKSSGGRDALTDMSLCAENPKRYDYTNLSPTLNNLLQEVQEPTSPKDETNFITSKHALTLPASEKEHRREKSYIGNGVSSDELGSVSSLEEHITSSSDPTEEDNAMVVDIHDKSQISLQENCSDDHITVHPDVNRTVKTASLLSPPPPYGSFMSNIDLQPPVLDQSLSKDEAHGANQIASAVPTFSTRDAEQLHQQSEILNSETVLHTPKTLVQPLQITQGSVSSLRSKRQQIFSPIVHSTGNAVSHEASSLGSEFMKHGKRISDLDHVLKFKLHESPVAHNCRLPLVERNELVQKPHNTFSKAEDHGCTVSASYSETPQQPEKTGQASILGAPPRQELSEATEVQDTLCDVPALGSLANHECNSHMDVDGTGRKRSSEENVCAEHSLPEKRAKGPRSPVTSRKQLPCVSLSSRMAEESQSEAHDSAQSLSDDWNKVVFSVSDSMKQMHIRPESISKLNLQQLDMLGDMLGKVHVARTYKRLPAAVRMQDPRLAEAMTLHGKLSYEKAKLQINRVKLDKLRNKAQLCQVGIQECRYLKSKISQLRRPTMGAAQMKGGPLYTETLINTCDRLEGNARITEKKLALSMIQQKVENLKISLEHFCNIKGDISEVLRVAEEQLKMRNQCRIINQQASLWELKDIVKRENKRDVILNYRNLLLQRIILNLSDMSTLFVSNSLMGTKIEKAFPNLKATVAFSFLFKAEENQRLSDLRSLQKKTMETSLLLGNLIDVLEEIEDAKGELLSLISADFSVDSQTGQLIFSLRFIGYESAKRVAFTIDMTDLSRAVYPSEPSELPIKVWQAQTTLSQPNLDKLMASIRDDLQPGRVMILRLCRMVSQLVNTLPVRPPSASCAGDLII